In a genomic window of Lepisosteus oculatus isolate fLepOcu1 chromosome 5, fLepOcu1.hap2, whole genome shotgun sequence:
- the tnfaip8l3 gene encoding tumor necrosis factor alpha-induced protein 8-like protein 3 has protein sequence MDSDSGELSEGELSPGQESFNSKSLALQAQKKILSKMATMVVANLLTDDTSSEILDELYKVSREYTKNKKEAHKIMKDVIKIALKIGILYRNNQFSPEELETVEKFKKKMNQTAMTAVSFHEVEYTFDRNLLSELLLECKDLLHELVEHHLTAKSHGRIDHVFDHFADVEFLSVLYSSSEEYRQYLKKICEGINKLLDEGIL, from the coding sequence gCCAAGAGAGTTTTAATTCCAAAAGCCTGGCCCTGCAGGCTCAGAAGAAGATCTTAAGCAAAATGGCCACCATGGTCGTGGCCAACCTCCTCACTGACGACACTAGCAGTGAGATCCTGGACGAGCTCTACAAAGTCAGCCGGGAGTACACGAAGAACAAAAAGGAGGCTCACAAAATCATGAAGGATGTGATAAAGATTGCCCTGAAGATTGGCATCCTCTACAGGAACAATCAATTCAGCCCAGAGGAGCTGGAAACGGTGGAGAAGTTTAAGAAGAAGATGAACCAGACAGCCATGACTGCGGTCAGCTTCCACGAGGTGGAGTACACGTTCGACAGGAACCTTCTCTCCGAGCTGCTCCTGGAGTGCAAGGACCTTCTGCACGAGCTGGTGGAGCACCACTTAACAGCTAAATCCCATGGTCGCATCGATCACGTGTTCGACCACTTTGCGGATGTAGAATTTCTCTCCGTACTTTACAGCTCCTCTGAAGAATACAGACAATACCTTAAAAAGATTTGTGAAGGAATTAACAAACTACTGGATGAGGGAATTCTTTAA